The nucleotide window CAGCCCCGGTAACGCCGGGCAGTCGATGGCGGCGTACGCGGGTCGGGCGGACCTGCGGTCGTACGCGTTCGTCCCCTCGCGCTGTGCGTTCTCGAACAAGGCGATGACGAACGTCCACGGCGGCGAGATGCGCGTGGTCGGCGGACGCTTCCCCGACGCGGCCGCCGCGGTCGACGAGCAGCTGGAGACGGAGTACACCGACCTCGGGGAGTTCGTCACCCCGTACCGCCACGAGGGCGCGAAGACGGTCGCGTTCGAACTCGTCGCCGACCTCGGCGACGCCCCGGACGTCGTCGTCGTCCCGACCGGTTCGGGCGAGGTCGTCGCCGGCGTTCACAAGGGGTTCGTCGAACTCGACCGGATCGGCGCGATCGACGGGACCCCGCGCGTCGTCGCCGCGCAGGCGTCCGGCTGCGCGCCGATCGCGGCCGCCGTCGAGCGCGGGCTCGCGGAGCCGGAGCCGTGGGAGACACCGGACACGATCTGCGGCGAACTGGAGATCCCGGATCCCGCCGGCGGCGACGCGGCCGTCGAGGCGGTCGAGGAGAGCGGCGGGACCGCGGTCGGCATCGACGACGACGACATCCTCGCCAGCGCGGTCGCGGTGGCGCAAAACGAGGTCGTCGAGACCGGCGCGACGGGCGGCGCGGCCCCCGCCGGCGCGTGGGCGCTCGCGGAGGACGGCTTCTTCGACGGCGACGAGACCGTCGTGTTGCTCAACAGCGACGCCGGACTGAAGACGCCCGACATCCTCCGCAGTCACCTGATGGGACAGGGAATCTGAAACGGCCGACCGTCCGGAAAGGAGTCAGTTCACTCGCGCCGCGCGAGCAGACCGGTCGCGAGCAGCGCGAGGGCGGCCGCGACGACGCCGAACCCGGGCGACTCCGCGCCGGTGTTCCCGTCGGTCTCGTTGCCGTCCGCGGTCGTGAGGTCGGTCCCGTTGTCCGCGTCGCCGTCGTTCGAACCGTCCTCACCGTCACCTGACGAGTCGTCGCCGTCACTCGACGAGTCGTCGTCCGTGTCGCCGCTCGACCCGTCGGTCGACCCCTCACTGTCGGCCTGTATCTCGACGACCGCGTTCGAGAGCGTCGTCGTCGACTCGATCACGCTGCGCGGTGCCGGCTGGTTGAGGTAGTTCCGGTTCATCACGACGTAGTTGTCCTCGACCCCCGCGGTCGTGCTGGCGTACGGCTCCTGATCGAGGATAGTGGCCTCTGAGTCGGTGACCAGCATCAGCTCGGGGTTCGTTTCGAGGATGACCTCGTCGGAGAGCTGCGGGTACGCCTCGTACTCGGCGGCGACGTTGTCGGTGCCGCCGGCGTTCATGATCGCGTCGATGAAGGTGTTGTTCGCGGCGACGTAGCCGCCGCCCAGCGGGTACAGCGCTGCCGGGCGGTCGACGTCGCCGGTCCGGTTCTCGGCGGCGTCGACGGCGTCGTACATCTCCTCGTTGGTCTCGCTCGCGGCGTCGCACGCGCCGACGAGCCGGCCGATCGTCTCCGTCTTCTCGGCGATGTCGTCGATGGAGGTCGCCGCCTGGAAGTGGTAGACGGTCAGCCCCTGCTCGCGGAGCGGCTGGACGTCGGCCGACGAGGAGTTGGGCGCTAACACGAGGTCGGGCTCGGTGTCGACGACGCGCTCGACGCTCGCCCCGAACTCGGCGGAGACGTTGGCGCGCTCGTCGGCACCGTCGAGGTAGAGCGCGAACTGGCTCACGCCGACGACGCGGTCCTGCTCGCCGAGCTCCCACAGCGTCTGTGCCGCCGACGGGTTGATCGTCGTGATCCGGTCGGGGGACTCGTTGAGCGTGATCGTCGTCCCCGTCGCGTCGGTCACCTCGACCGGGAAGCCGCAGGCGTCGTCGGTCTGCGTCGGCGCGTCCGCGGTTCCGATCTCCCCGGCCGCTGATCCCCCGACAGCGGTCGGCCCCTCGGTCGATATCGTCGGCTGTGCGCCCGCGGCGGTCCCGGCGACGCCGCCGAGCAGGGCGGTCGTCACCAGCACGGCCATTGCGATCGCGAAGCTGTTTCGCATCGGATCGACGACCGGCCTCGTCCAATAAGTATTTACCTACTACAAGTTGTGTTGGAGAACGTATGCGACCCTGGGTTCGGTCGTCGTCGTGGTCGGCGGCGATAGCGGCGCTGTTGGCGGTCGTCGTCGTCGTCAGCGCCGCGATCGGTCCGGTCAGAATCCCGCCAGAGACCGTCGTGAAATCGGTGTTGAACGCGCTCACGGTGCCGGTGGGGATCGAAACGAGCGGGGGTGTCGGCCCGCTGTCGGTGCCCGGCGTCGGACCGCTCACGCTCCCCGGTCTCGATCTCGCGTTCGCGTCGCCGTTCGCGTTCCCCGTCGACTCCGTCCACCAGCAGATCGTCGTCGGGGTGCGGCTCCCCCGGATCCTGCTGGCCGCGCTCGTCGGGTTCGCGCTTGCCGCCGCCGGCACCGTGATGCAGGGCTTCTTCCGCAACCCGATGGCCGACCCCTCGATCATCGGCGTCTCCTCCGGGGCGGCGGTCGGCGCGGTGGCGTTCATCGTCTTCCCGGTCGCGCTCTCGACGACGGTCGCGCTCCCGCTCGTCGGGTCCGTCGAGGTGGCGCTCTCCCGTGGCGCGGGAACCAGCCTCTTCGCGTTCGTCGGGGCGCTCGCCGCCGCCTTCGGCGTGTACGCCATCGCGACCCGCCACGGGCGGACGCCCGTCGCGACCCTCCTTCTGGCCGGGGTCGCGGTCCAGACGTTCCTCGGCGCGGTCGTCTCGTACCTCCAGCTACAGGCGGGCGAGTCGCTCCGGCAGATCGTCGCGTGGCTGATGGGCCACCTCTCGGGGGCCGCGTGGAGCGAGGTCGCCGTCACCGCCGTCGTCGTGCCGCCGCTTTTCGCCGTGCTACTCGCGTACGCCCGCGACCTCAACGTCCTCCTGCTCGGGGAGGAGGAGGCCCGCGGGCTGGGCATCGCGGTTGAGCGCACCAAGCGGGTGCTGCTCGCGGCCTCGGCGCTCATCACGGCCGCGGGGGTCGCGTTCGCGGGCGTGATCGGGTTCGTCGGTCTCATCGTCCCGCACATGCTCCGGCTCGTCGTCGGTCCCGACCACCGGGTGCTGCTCCCGACCGCGGCGCTGGCCGGCGGCACGTTCCTCGTCGCCGCCGACACGGTCGCGCGCTCGGCGGCCGCGGAGTACCCGGTCGGCATCATCACCGCCGCGGTCGGCGCGCCCTTCTTCGTCTACCTGCTCGTGACCCGCGAGGTGTCGGAGCTGTGAGCGCCGACCGTCCGGACGACGACGCCTCGCGGTCCGCGGACGACTTCGCTAATGATCCCGAGTCGCTCCCCGACACGTCGCTCTCGTTCGGCGACGCACCGCTCCTGTCGGTCTCCGACGTGGCCGTCTCCTTCGGCGACGTCGACGTGGTCTCGGGCGTCGACCTCCGCGTCGAGGCCGGTTCGCTCGTCGGGCTCGTCGGGCCGAACGGTGCCGGCAAGACCACGGCGTTGCGCGCGGCGACCGGCGCGGTCGAACCGGACGCGGGCACGGTCCGGATCGGCGGCGACCCGGCCGCGTCGCTGTCGGCCCGCGAGGTCGGCCGCCGAGTCGCGAGCGTCCCGCAGGCGACGAACCTCGCATTTGACTTCCGCGTGCGCCACGTCGTCGAAATGGGACGGACGCCCCACCTCGGTCGGTTCGACGCCCACGACGTCGAGGACGACGCCGCGGTCGACGCCGCGATGGCGGCCGCGAACGTCGAGCGCTTCGCCGACCGGTCGATCACGGCCGTCTCCGGCGGCGAGCGCCAGCGCGTGCTGCTCGCGCGGGCGCTGGCGCAGGCCGCGCCGCTCCTGCTCTTGGACGAGCCGACCGCCAGCCTCGACGTGAACCACGCGGTCGAGACCTTAGAGCTGGTGCGTTCGTTCGTCGACGAGGGCGCGCGCGGGGCTATCGCCGCGATCCACGACCTCGACGCCGCCGCGCGGTACTGCGACGAGGTCGTTGTCCTCGCGAACGGGGGCGTCCAGGCCGCCGGACCGCCCGAGTCGGTGCTGTCCGCGTCGACAGTCGGCTCCGCGTTCGACGCGGAGGCGTTCGTCGGGCGCAACCCCGCGACCGGGACGCCCGCGGTCACGGCGTTCCCGAAGAGCGACGTCGCCGCCCGCCGCGTCCACGTGGTCGGCACGGGCCGCCCGGCCGCCCGCGTCGTCGCCCGACTGGCCGCCGCGGGCCACGAGCCGTCGGTCGGCGTGGTGCCCGCGGGCGACGCGGCCGCCGGCGCTGCCGCGGACGCGGGCGTGACAGCCGTGACGGCACCCCCCTTCGAGGGACCGACCGGGGGAACGATCGCGGCCGCGCGCGACCTCGCCGCCGACGCGGCGGTGACGGTCGCGGTCGGATTCGAGGGACCTACCGACGCGCGCGGCCCGAACGCCGAGGTGGCCGCGGCGGCGGACCGTCTCGTCCGCGTCCCCGCCGACGTCGACGACGCGGCCCTGCTCGACGCCGTCGTGGCCGCGACCGAGGAGTGAACTCGGTTCCCGGGTGCGGCCCGCGAAGCGTCACCGTTTATTCGCTCGCCCGCCTCCTCCCGACGATGAGCGTTCCCTGCGTCGCCGTCGCCCGCGAGCGCGGCGAGACCGTCCGGAGCCGCCTCGCCGACGCGGACGCCCTCGACGGCGACCACGAGATCGCCGTCGACGGCGACACGATCTACATCCCCGTCGTGGGCCGCGAGCGGGTGCCCGCCGACCTCGCGGACCGGGTCGTCGAACGCGACGCAGAGACGCGGGACCGACCCACGACGCCCGCGGCGATCCTCGGCTACGAGCCCTCGCTGGAACGGCTCGGCGACATCGTCATCGTCGACGAGGACGACGACGAGCGCGCGCAGGCGATCGCCGACGCCGTGATGGCCTCGCACGTCCCCTGCGAGACGGTCCTCAACCGCGCCTCGCCGATCGAGGGCGAACTGCGCGTCCGCCAGTGGGACGTGCTGGCCGGGAACGGTACCGAGACGGTCCACCGCGAGTACGGCCACGAGTTCCTGTTGGACGTGGCCGCGGTGTACTTCTCGCCGCGGCTCGCGACCGAGCGCCACCGCGTCGCGGAGCAGGTGACGGCCGGCGAGTCGGCGGTCGACATGTTCGCCGGCGTGGGGCCGTACGCGGTCCCGATGGCGGCTCGCGGCGCGGACATGATCGCCTGCGACCTCAACGAGCGCGCGGTCGAGTACCTCCGCGAGAACGCCGAGCGGAACGGCGTCGCCGACCGGGTGACCGCGATCGCGGGCGACGTGCGGGCTATCGCGGACGCGTACGCCGACACCGCCGACCGGCTCGTGATGAACCTCCCGCACTCCGCGGACGAGTTCGTGGACACGGCGGTCGCGCTCGCCGGCGACGACTGCGTGGTCCACTACTACGACATCCAACACGAGGACGACCCGTTCGGCCCGGGCCGCCGCGCGTTAGAGGCCGCCGCGGGCGACGAGTATGCGGTCACCGTCGAGACCGAACGCGTCGTCCGGTCGTACGCCCCCCACGAGCACAACGTGTGCCTCGACGTTCGGCTGACGCGGACCGACGACTGATCCGCGTCGACGGCCGATTCGCGTCGACGACCGGCCGATACCCGCCGACGCCGTCGAACCGAGCGGTGCGAATCCGACCGTCGGCGTGTTAGCCCGTTTATTTATGTGAATCAATCACTAACGTGTGGTCGTATGAGTGACGCCGAAACTCCCGAAGAGCGTATCGATGAAACGACCACCTGGCCGGACCTCGCGATCGGTCTGTACGACCGCCTGACCGGCCGGAACGCGGAGATTCACTATCAGTTCGAGGACATGACCGTCGAGGTGCCGAGCGGCACGGGCGACGACGCCGAACACGCCGAGTGGCGAATCGACGGCGGCGTCCGGGTCACGACGAGTGAACGGGAGTGACGCAGGACGCCGGCTCTCGGTCGAGACCGAGGACCTGACGCTGTCGGTCGACGGCGTCGACGCCGCGGTTCACGCGACGGACCGGCGGATCTTCGTCGAGGTCGAGCGCGTCCGCGACGCGCTCCGCGTCGCTCGTCGGCTCCCCGACGAC belongs to Halorubrum sp. DM2 and includes:
- a CDS encoding ATP-binding cassette domain-containing protein, with product MSVSDVAVSFGDVDVVSGVDLRVEAGSLVGLVGPNGAGKTTALRAATGAVEPDAGTVRIGGDPAASLSAREVGRRVASVPQATNLAFDFRVRHVVEMGRTPHLGRFDAHDVEDDAAVDAAMAAANVERFADRSITAVSGGERQRVLLARALAQAAPLLLLDEPTASLDVNHAVETLELVRSFVDEGARGAIAAIHDLDAAARYCDEVVVLANGGVQAAGPPESVLSASTVGSAFDAEAFVGRNPATGTPAVTAFPKSDVAARRVHVVGTGRPAARVVARLAAAGHEPSVGVVPAGDAAAGAAADAGVTAVTAPPFEGPTGGTIAAARDLAADAAVTVAVGFEGPTDARGPNAEVAAAADRLVRVPADVDDAALLDAVVAATEE
- the btuC gene encoding vitamin B12 ABC transporter permease BtuC, with the protein product MRPWVRSSSWSAAIAALLAVVVVVSAAIGPVRIPPETVVKSVLNALTVPVGIETSGGVGPLSVPGVGPLTLPGLDLAFASPFAFPVDSVHQQIVVGVRLPRILLAALVGFALAAAGTVMQGFFRNPMADPSIIGVSSGAAVGAVAFIVFPVALSTTVALPLVGSVEVALSRGAGTSLFAFVGALAAAFGVYAIATRHGRTPVATLLLAGVAVQTFLGAVVSYLQLQAGESLRQIVAWLMGHLSGAAWSEVAVTAVVVPPLFAVLLAYARDLNVLLLGEEEARGLGIAVERTKRVLLAASALITAAGVAFAGVIGFVGLIVPHMLRLVVGPDHRVLLPTAALAGGTFLVAADTVARSAAAEYPVGIITAAVGAPFFVYLLVTREVSEL
- a CDS encoding PGF-CTERM-anchored ABC transporter substrate-binding protein, with the protein product MRNSFAIAMAVLVTTALLGGVAGTAAGAQPTISTEGPTAVGGSAAGEIGTADAPTQTDDACGFPVEVTDATGTTITLNESPDRITTINPSAAQTLWELGEQDRVVGVSQFALYLDGADERANVSAEFGASVERVVDTEPDLVLAPNSSSADVQPLREQGLTVYHFQAATSIDDIAEKTETIGRLVGACDAASETNEEMYDAVDAAENRTGDVDRPAALYPLGGGYVAANNTFIDAIMNAGGTDNVAAEYEAYPQLSDEVILETNPELMLVTDSEATILDQEPYASTTAGVEDNYVVMNRNYLNQPAPRSVIESTTTLSNAVVEIQADSEGSTDGSSGDTDDDSSSDGDDSSGDGEDGSNDGDADNGTDLTTADGNETDGNTGAESPGFGVVAAALALLATGLLARRE
- a CDS encoding pyridoxal-phosphate dependent enzyme, with the protein product METTETTPAFCGLESRASGRVHETADATTIDADERARGLDPVYDYDAVDPDALFDPAARGGSGDARTAPATARGHWRFDALLPFPVEDALTAGEGGTPLVATDRLADELDVDAVYVKDEGRNPTGTVLDRGFSLAMTAVAKRAADGADVEPLVCASPGNAGQSMAAYAGRADLRSYAFVPSRCAFSNKAMTNVHGGEMRVVGGRFPDAAAAVDEQLETEYTDLGEFVTPYRHEGAKTVAFELVADLGDAPDVVVVPTGSGEVVAGVHKGFVELDRIGAIDGTPRVVAAQASGCAPIAAAVERGLAEPEPWETPDTICGELEIPDPAGGDAAVEAVEESGGTAVGIDDDDILASAVAVAQNEVVETGATGGAAPAGAWALAEDGFFDGDETVVLLNSDAGLKTPDILRSHLMGQGI
- a CDS encoding class I SAM-dependent methyltransferase family protein; the protein is MSVPCVAVARERGETVRSRLADADALDGDHEIAVDGDTIYIPVVGRERVPADLADRVVERDAETRDRPTTPAAILGYEPSLERLGDIVIVDEDDDERAQAIADAVMASHVPCETVLNRASPIEGELRVRQWDVLAGNGTETVHREYGHEFLLDVAAVYFSPRLATERHRVAEQVTAGESAVDMFAGVGPYAVPMAARGADMIACDLNERAVEYLRENAERNGVADRVTAIAGDVRAIADAYADTADRLVMNLPHSADEFVDTAVALAGDDCVVHYYDIQHEDDPFGPGRRALEAAAGDEYAVTVETERVVRSYAPHEHNVCLDVRLTRTDD